The following nucleotide sequence is from Harmonia axyridis chromosome 5, icHarAxyr1.1, whole genome shotgun sequence.
AAAAACCTAATCACATTCGCGTCGATACGTCGGAAGCACGTGACGTCACAACATTTAGAAAATCGTAACAGGCCACGTTGGATTGACAATTGCAGCATGTGAATATGTCGATGAAtatatttaacattttttgCCTCTTATATATTCTTACTATTGTTCAATCCGATTTACACGTTGCTTCTTTCGCGTACAATTTAAATATTAGCATGTAATTGTGCACGCCCTACGACGCCATCTTGATTCCATATTTCACGATATGTGCAGGTGGACAGAGGCAAAAGCGTAGTCAGGGGAATACCAAGTAGATCTGAATATTTTTATACGAAAATGCCAGTTCCGTCGCATTGTTCCAATGAAGACACAATAAGTAACAAACTATTAGGTAATGTCAAGGTCAACGTACAATGcgaaatacataaataatcctAGATTGCTATccagaataaataaatacacaTGGAGTGCAAATACAAGCATTCTCAATTCATAGTTTGAAAAGtgcataaaattttttttattccaacGATAATGTGAGAAAAACTTCATCAATTACTTAATATAACTTTATATGCTTTTGCAACCTTTTTTTTAACTCTATGATAGTCCAATGATTTTTCCATCTGACCATGAACTGAATCGTATCTAAACCTAATAAAGCAGAAGATGTTGATGTGACTACATTTCATTAATTCATGAAAAAGAGTAGAAAGGATAGTAACAGAtaacaaaaatacaaattttaaaattttgtctgTCTGTACGTCATAATCTCTCAAAAACTTCTGCATGAATTTTATTACGGTTTTCATTTATATCGGATGGAAGTGAAAAAAGTTATAACCATTCCAAGATTAACGCGTGCGAAATCGAGGGCttaaactagttactgataaatttTTAAGTTATTCGATAAATTGACCGAATTTTACGAGGAAGATAATATGCGAATGTTCACAACAATAAAAGAAAGTATGACTAtaaacagaatataaaaaagaatCAAAGAGAAACGACATAAAATAATACGATATTTTTTATGCGATCATCAAAACCAACTTCCATATAAATTCCacatcaaaatttattcaacaaatcTACAGTTTTATATTAGTTTTATAATACCATCACATTTAACACTAAGTGTTACATGAATTTATGTTCTAAGTCTCATCAACTGAGAGACAATTATTTACTTCACAGAGATTTTGAGATAAATCACGAACTACTTGGCTAAATGAGGCAATTAAATTCGTTTGTTCTAGGAGATCAAGACAGTAAACATGCACACCATTGTGGTTCCAgatgaaatgttttattttattacaaaTAAAATGATAAGCACGTCCACTGACAGATGCTAAATAATATTTTGGATTTATAATCCATAATGAATTGTATCTACTTGTATTCGGAAAAAAATTAACTCAGTGCAATGTTCACCAATTCGGTACTCAAATGCTAGTACAGTTTAGTTCAAAAGAGTAGAAGACAAAACCTTGTTGGTTACATTAAAAAACTATTCAACTCATAAAAATAtctaattcattcaaaatatgtttCAATTCTAGTTCACACTAGGATAATTGGCTAAATATCACATCCAAGATCcgccaaaattgaaaaaatctaccgtattataaataaaattttttggatctctattttttatggaaaaaccgAGCGCCAAAACTAGGGTCACACTGTATATTTACTATGAACTCCATATTCTACATAGCacatgtatattatataaaatagGTTAGATGGAAgctaatattaatttcaaaatagaacTGAGCAAGTGCAGATAGCCTACAAGGTCGTTTAAATGTATGTAGCATTAATCTGGTTGCATATTCTAAATATTTTGTAAATAAAGCTATTAAAACCCAAGTTGCATTGATTCATGATTCTCAATGTAGGCTCTGAAATGTATAAgccaataaaataacaaaacataAATGATATCAACACACCTTCATAAATTCTAAAACTTAACATACAATGATGGGCAACATTGGTATTTTGAAACCAGTTATGGGGTAAAAAACTCAATAAGTTTTCTGAATGAAGACTTCTTTCCCTCTTCAAAGATCAAAGCAATCAAAATACCTTGTAAATTCAAGTCATCTGTACTTGAATAGAATTTAACCAAAATGAACATGGTACTCAATCCTAAGTTGCaataatttgaatcaaataaatttcaattatcaTTCTCTACTATCTTTTCATTAAAACGAAAAGCCATTAGAATGAATAGTAAGAATGAAACAATGCTGCAGGTTGGAATAATTAAAATCCTATTTGATAAAGTTAACGATAAACCAAATGCTACTTACCATGAATGACATGATGATACCGAGCGCTATTCGTTCTTTGTCTAAGTGTGTTTTTGATGTATTCATATGTGCTAAAATAAAGGGCATGAGAAGGTCCAGCTCCAACAACCATAGCAGACATGCCCCTAATTGGTCTGAAGAGCCCTTCTTTTTTTACCATTCTGTAGAATGTGTCAATAATACCATGTTGATTTGTTCGAGATAAGGACTGCATTCGAGTCTATAAAGGGACACATAATTACATTTATATTTGAATACAAAACATTTATTCTTATTGGCATAGCACTGGAATGATATTTGTTACAATTGGGATTACAAtacaaataaacatattttcCTCAAGGACCTTCTTTATTCAacttttgtttacattctttcAATATCTTGGATTTTTATTTTGACCCATATCTGAGATAATGTCTGATAATGTGGTAACATTTCAGGATTAGCATAGAGTCGAAtaaccacaattttttttttcaaaaattgattgtTGTCAAATAGAATACTGAAgcctaataaatattttttattatttttcttccttTTCGGTCCGGATTTATCATAACAACAAATTTTGCATTCATaacatgaaaaaatacaaaacataACAAGATTAGAATGGCATTCTTTATGTGGATTTGATGAtgtatatcttgaaaatatgtatcttgattcaattttcttttagGTCGTCACAAGTTTCGATTTCAATCAGAATGTCATAAAATTAGCAAAGTCGAAATGTGTATTTGATTTCGTCGAACTCCTAAGTTGACGACATCCCTACAATTCTGAATGAAGACAGCAATGAAATTATCGAATTAAGTGTAATCAATCATAGTCATTATAATGTGTTCGCCTTGAAGTCTTCCTAGGAgctattcaaaaacgatgagACTTTTGACAAATCCTAACCTAAAAATAGGAATCGCGTTAGCTTAACCTTCAAAAAGGGGAATGACAGCTTCATTTCCTCACGAAAACCGAAGGATTATCATGTAAGGGAGTCCCAATTTTCCAAAAATCTTATTTAAAACTCACTTTCACTGAATCCAGGGGGTACATTACGCAATGCTCCATAACTCCGGCAATGGCACCTGCAGTCATATGCGTAACTACATTATTAGTTGGAAGAGCTTCATAATCGTCAGGATTCatgtttgtttatttatattttttattctgacTTAAACGACGTGCGATTCCGTTCCCTTCCGTGATTGACACTTTTTTCTAATACGTTTTCTGTTGAAATAATACGAAAATTTAGGACACGGATGACACCACGCTCTCGCCAGCGTAATGAATAACGAGAAACTTGTTTCCCCACCACAGAAGCGGTCCTAGATGCACGGAACATGCGTGCGGTATGCGCGCCAATCGGTGGTGTCCTCAGTGGCGTAACAAGAATATTTGTAATCGCAATGAAAAGatccaaaaatgttaaaatttttattctcgaaatcattcaaaatatctAGTGATAAGGAAgacattattataattattattgggTTTACAGTACGAACTTTATTACAATACTGTTTATTACTCGAAATGAGGATGTTACTACTCCtcaatagttaatttttttggtCGGAAAATCTATATGTAAATATACTCTAGGCTAAACATGGTACCCAACAACTCCTAGAATTACATGATGTTACTTCTCGTTTTCAAAAACCAATGGAAATTAGTCACTTAAGCTAAAAAAAAAGGTCAACCTCAGAACGAAACGGTATAAACTGAATTTCTGTGAGAATCTTTATTTCGTCATATAAAATGTTCTCCCATAAGATCACCAGACCCGGAGTTAGGGGTGAAACGGCGAGATAGGCGCTTAATAACATTCTGAAATGTTGGAACTTGGGAATTAAAGTCTATATTAtagcaaaaaatttttctcataaCATTACCTTCAAAAAGGACCTACAGAACATCTTTTTTTTGAACACCAAGGCACTATCAAGACAAGGATTAACCAgtccagcagagaatactaacgttaccaaactgatacctatcaATAGCGGAGCTACCTACTTACGTTACCGACCTGTCTGCTGAACACGGCCAATTtcctcaataaaaaattaatgttaCTATAAATAATATTGATGAGTTAAGATTAGAAAATCGAGAAGATCGCAATATTTTATCTCTATCAAAACCATATTGACTATATATTTCATGAACCTACAAAGTTTTATTCAAATAAACTCATAAGATATTTTTATTCCACGTTAACAAAAACAATTGGTATTTACAACAATGGAAAACCAGCACATACTAACACTACTATTCGTTTTACTTAAAATCACCCTTTACCTTTAAACCTTAAAATGGAAGCTTTATAACTGGATGATTCATAGACTAATCACctgataattttgtgaaaaattgaatataattaaaaatggTTGCAATCCGTATATCATTGGAAATATATTggttaacaaacaaaagaaagtgGCACTGAGTCTAGCATATTATTATATCCTATTTTAAAAGACATGAGACTGAACcaaaatgtttttcataatCGATAGTACATATAAATAGTAAGAAAAAGTTGAATTGTTAAGTATCTTTCAGAACAATTAACATTATCGAAGGAGTCACATGTATACGCGTCCTAAGAAATTCAAGATCAAATGtcgaaaaaccattttttttcactttaattCGTTTTGTATTCATTATATGAATTACAGAGCATAAAATTCTCTACAAATTCTTCCTGAAGCAATTTTTTATACCTTGAACCGTTTTTGAGATCGGGGATCAAAATAAAGATCCTCACAAAAATTAAGCATATTCCTTTTCATTCCGAGGAAAAACCCCTAAGGTGGCTGCACTATTAGTTTTTCCTCTGTTTGATTCTTTGATTGATGAACAATAATTAATAAGTATCTAAAACAATTgcataatttttgaataattcttcacaaaaattagttataatttTCTATAATCCAACAATTTGCAATTGCCCCTTCTCTACGCCCATGGTGCCATAGATAATATTGAATTCAGTTTGACAGATGTACCTTTAATTTCAAATCGCAATGTAATTATTTATTGGTTAGGAAATCATAATATTCTTAGAAAAATGATTAATTAGAATATTGCACCCAAATCTAAGAACAAAATCAAcatataatacaaaaatattatgTCTCAAGGTCGCTTAAATTTGTAACTTCTAGTATTAGGTAATTTGTACTAAAATTGTACCTACTATGAATTAATATATGTAAATTTTCTCATAAGTTAACTATGATGAAGTTTTGTCGCGAAGACCTATGGTATTTGAAAACCAGTTTCTTCAGAAAGTTAGTCGCTGATTGGATTAAGTCACCAATAAGGAAATACGAACGAGatttgaattttaacaaacgtTATTCCAAAAGATTTTGATTAATAATTTGTGAAGAAAAATTTGCGTAATATTCTTATTCATCAATTCTTCAAACTATCAGTGTACGTGTTCCCatatttttggtatattttaatctTATCTTGAACGTGGATGATATAAGAAGATAATTTTGTTGTACCTACATTTGAATTCTAAAATAATCTATGAACACGCAACAATTGTTATCTAGGAATACGTCGGATTGATTATTGTTAAGAAATAGAGATGATTGAATATGCCTCTAAAAGTATTGTTTCTCTAAATTATCTTCTATCATGTTATACCTGTCCATGTTTTTCAACACTTGATCTATTTTCGCTATATTAATTACTCTATTCCTGAGTTTGTCACGTTCCATAGCAACAAGATACAATGTCAACCTACCTACTCTTCTCTTTTTATCGTGATTTAAAATCAAGCTTATGCGTTCTTCGCCACTGATGTCTGGATTCAAATATGATGATCTTGGAAAGTGTTTAATTTCGAAATATGGGCTAGTCAGCAAGACAAACCGTCTGAACTTTATCCAACGAGAGTCTGTGTTAGGTGTAAtcaaaagaaatccattatttttccaatagatggctttaatgatctctgtatctcgcgttgtatataagtctgatcgggttccactagatggaATTAGAAAGATGAgttttcgtactacaaaaacttttgtggcagttttgtgattagttgactcagtttagtttgagcgcgcgtcaaagatggataCGAAAGCTacgagaaaatacgctatatttcacagtttttcttcgataaatgcGAAAATGCAAGACAGGCGGCTGAAAACGTAAATAGTGTTTAAGGTTATGATACTGTTACAgtcaatcacgcgcaatttttgCTTCGTTGATtctgttccggtaatttcgatgtgaAAGATGCACTACGCACTGGATGGCCAATTGTCAAAATGTCGTTGTAATCATTTACATTGACGatattgtcgagtccgaccaaCAGCTAAACTTGGACAAAAAACCGCCTTAAGGCTAGtatcaagaagaagctcgatgtatgggtaccacacgagctAACAGCGAATCCCTGCTGAATCTCAACAAAATCGAACCATTTTTGAAGCGATTGgtaatgaaaagtggatcagatacgacaacgtcaagcgaaaacggtcgtggtcgaaactcGGTGAGCCGGCGGATGGAAGCAATCGTCTAGAAGCGGCCAGCTTAGGCTAGCCGTGTTTTTCatcatggatttttttttactacaccttattaTATAGAGATGCTATTTTCTGAAACCGAAAACACATAACACAAGCTTAGTTCCAACATCTAAAATAAAGaccttcattattattattattttcagactCACTCAATGGTTTTCTAGCAAGAGTTGAATCGTAAGCATTATAACAAGCACCCATCTCTCTACATTTCCCCTTGTCCAGAAATCAAAACAACAAAAGGAGACcaagaataattttttcaaaaatacacaTATAAAACGGGTAAAATCAATCCAAAATtcgtcaaaattgaaaaaaaacactgcCCCTTCTTTCTGTTAATTATAGTCAGATGAGGAAGTAGAACTTTATGAATAATCATTCAGAAGTTACATCAAGCATTCAATATATTTGCAGACGTAGAACATCTCAATTTAAGATGAACAAAGGAACATCAGGCacctgaatgtatgaaaaatggttaccggttaatttcaaatgtaagtATTTCTTTTTGTAGACCTTGTTATGCTCTTTACAAGAAAAGCTGATCAGAAGACTATGGTCAATGCCGGTTCGCAAGTTACATATAAGATTGTAAAGTAGACATAGCGGTAAAAtgtaattgaccatattcaccgtcgccatattgttatgcgacaataccaactacccagtgttcccaacggagaaatattgagtttactagaaaaattccacaatataaagtttataagtgaagtttatgtgtaccttttctggctgctacgccagataggcttgtttgggacaacattgtgcaaaaatttcaccttttgtatataaaaagattagtgaaaggtggttttctgaataaattaattgtagccgagtgtataaatgaatgcttcgctccatttttggaaatagtcagtggaagaaaagtctttatggctgatagtatttttgatattagcggtatttttgtagtaaactcaatatttctccgttgggaacactgggtagttggtattgtcgcataacaatatggcgacggtgaatatggtcaattttaTCATAACTTTTCGTACTGGCAGTGCCATCTGCTGCCAGGCCTGGAATTTTTTATAGGCAGAGCTAGTTGAAGTAAATATCATagttaaaatattcaaatattgaaaccatattcgtttttattatttaatataataataatatttatgtataataataaaagataAAATCCGCTACTAGAGATATGAATGAATAGGTTATCGGATTCTATGAAACTTGGCATTAATTACATTCTATGATCTTAACTtccaagttattttttttatgacgtCTTGTCAGTAGATGAAAAGATGGCGAATGTGCGTGATAGTGATACAAGTTTGTGGCTACACAATAAACTCGGTATATCGAATGATTCCTGGACCGGGGGCTCAATATGTTCACAATTAAATGTAGAAGTTTTACGAAATATAAAAGACTGTTTTCCAGACTTACAGACACAAGTAAAATTGAAGTTGTTGCTCAGTTTCTTTCATATCCCGCGAAGGAATTTGGAAGAGGTAGATACTAACATTGTTGTTTATATGATGAATTGGTCTCACGTGGAAAAGAGAGAAACATCATAAAGCAAATTTGACTCAAGTTTTACAGATAAAACAAGACTTCccgtttagaatttttttttttatcaattttgttttgttgatttatttgttTCAAAGTTATGAATTATGTAAATCCCTTGTGGATTTAACACTAACAATCCAATTTTTAGTGGAAGTCGGAACTTGAATCAATATTGGATGTAGCAGTACAAGATTCTGAATTATGGGTGGCGATGTTGGCTGAAGCTTTAAAAACCTATCCTTCAACAGGTTCATTAAATACAGAAATATCGGATTTAGAAGAAGTAAAGCCTATTGTTACTGATTTAGTAAATGATCTCAGAAAGTTAATTAGGAAACAACTGGAAACTGTGATGCTACCTATGGAATGTCATTATTTAAACAAATCGGCACTTGTATCAGTGGTATGTATGGAAGTtgaatgtttttaatttttaaattgacGATTGATTATATTCTAGGTTGGAAACAGACCTGAACCTTTGAAACATTTCACTCTTAGAAAAAAGCAAAAATCTGCTGTATTACGAACTGAATTATTGCAAAAATCAATGGATGCAGCATCTAATCTTAAAAAATCTTCTGCACCTGTTGTTCCTGTACGCTCTAGAGGAATGCCTAGAAAAATGACTGATACTAGTGAgtggatttttttattaccaaataTACTCTTTCTAAACTATATCATTTTCAGCACCCTTAAAAGGTATACCAAGCAGAGTTCCCACTTCAGGTTTTAGGCCCATATCATCAAGTCTGAATAATAGGCTCCCTACTATCAGACCTCCTGCTGGTAGAAAAGAAGGAGGGGTTAAGATGCTTGATATTGCTGATCAACCTGTTGGATTTGCGACAGCAAAGAAACGAAAAAGATTGCAAGGTAGGCCATTAGCACACAAGTTATTTGACATAATATCGTATTTGATGTTTCTGCATTTCTTCCTTCTGTTGCAGAAATGGAAAGTGCCAAAAAAGCAGCAACAGAAGCCAATACAGTACAAAGTCCTCCAGCTACAACTGGATCCACCCCAGATCACGCTTCAAATTTGAGTACAGCTCCAACATATGCTCCAGCACCGCAACCTACAGTTCAACCCACAGGTAATTGGTTATTGGGCCGATATCAGGGACGTAAATGTGGTTGGTCacgttgaaaatattaaaatcaaacCTGTTCCGCCTtgttggtgaaaaaatttgcaaaatgTGATTTAAAAGCCAAAACGGAAAAGTCCATTCCaaattattaaagaatatatatatcaTGCAGAATCTGTGATAAGAAGAATAGAAAAACTCTCCAAAAAGAAAATTCACTGTTGGAAAATATTAGGAAAATTTGACGCCCTACAATTTGAAGAAAGTTATTACTACAAGAAGAGAAAATTAGATTTTtatcaaatatattcaaaaaatttattcattattattatatttatattcatgttTGTTATTATATATCATGGAAATTACTTTTCTATGCATAACTAGAAGGTTCTTCAGGAACACCAGTGTTTTTTGTCTagtcaagaaaatatatttagacttttccaaatttatttttcattatttatttattattgtatctgTGAAATATCAAGACTGCTCCTTCCACCAAATTTATTTAAGGTCTGAAATCTCGGTTGAAATTCTAGTGTTGCAGGAAAATATATATGCCTTCCATTTTCGCTGAATATTTATGTTTTAACGTTTATGGTGATTGCTATTCGATTACAACTCTtcgatttttaattgaatttcgaaaatcatAAACttaaaaaagaataatttattaataaacTATTGCTACATTAATGATAATGAAGAAATGCTCAGAATTTGGTGGTGGTtacttttatttgtttattgctcCAATCATATaattaaatatataattatatttccTTTTATCAGCTACTCCAGCAACGCCTCAAGTCACAGCTCAACCGACAGTGGTTGTGCCTGTATCCCAAGTACAATCCGCCATTACTGTTCAAACTGCGACAGCTTTACCTACAGCCACTCAGTTCTCCACAACTACATCCTTACGACCAGTCCCGCCGCTTTTGGCAACAACGCCTTTAGGACAGAGAACTATAGTGGCTGATCAACAGACCTTCACTGTGGTGGGGCAAATACCTACCCCCAACATAGTGACGCAAAGGCCAATGCAGAATCAGTCCACCGTTACTCATATTCGTATACACACGCCACAACAGCCTGCCAGTGCTCTACAGAAGAGAGGATTGGCTTTAACGGTTAGTTTTTTACTTGTTTTAATGGTTTGAATTATGATCATTATTACCATCATACCATAGCACACCCCAAACTCGGAGAAATATTATACTTAGAGATGCCATGCCTTCTCTAACAGTGCAGTTTGTTGTGAAgccaaatattttttgttgttttgatttttgGGTAGGGAAAGGTAATGAGGAGTGGGGGTTTGTTATGATGTGAAAAATTCTGACAGCAATCAAAGATCAGAAAACTCTTGCTAGTAAATCAATGAGTCGAAACACTTGAAACTATGTGGAGGATTCACTACTCTGAAACCCGCAACATACAGGAGTGGGGTTCGCTAAATTTTGAGGAAATGGTTCTCAGTTATTGAATTGGCTGAATATAGTGAGTTGGGTTATCATTATGTGATCAAACATTCCAGAGACTAATAAATGCCTCGTTCAAACACAATAACAATTCGAATTTTGAGTATTACCTACTTATTGAATAGGAATTCACAAGACGAAAAATTCATGAGGCCTTTTCTCTTTAATTTTGACAAACACTACTGAACATACATTTTTGATATTCTCTAATTGAAATGCATCTAAAATCATACTGATGTTTCTGAGAAATGACcaataattaaaatatcattAACTTCTCAGATATGTCTGGCACTGATACACAATTCTTTTTTGATGGTTGTTTCACCGCGAATAATAGAACTACAAACCCCTAAGTTgtatttattattgtttcatACCTTTTTTAATGATTAATATCACATGAAAGGATGTTACGAAAAGCATTATAGGTGTAGAAATAGCCCTGAAAAGAGGGGTTAAAATCTTGACCAATATGTCCTTGAAATCGAGTTGTAAAAACGAACTTTGAAGCCGTTTAATCCACTCATTTTCGAAAAGTGTAAaaaaagtattactttccagaGAGAGCAAATGCTAGAAGCCCAAGATATGTTCCGAACTGCCAACAAAGTTACACGTCCAGAGAAAGCACTCATTCTTGGCTTCATGGCTGGTTCACGAGACAATCCTTGTCCCCATTTGGGTAATATAGTGACAATAAAACTTTCCGAGGACCAAGAAAATGTGCAACAATCTGATGAAACATACCTAACTATGATGGTGGAAACTCATTTCCAAATGAACTACAATAATGGAGAATGGAAAAGGATAAAAAAATACCGTCACATTGAGAATATGGTGGAACCTGTGTCTCAAAATAATCAAGCTACTGCTTATGTCTGATAATACATGAGTGTGGAGACAGTTTTGTGACAGAGGAACTTTTGAAACAATACCGAAATACATTATATTACTCGTATAATTAAAGGTTATGTTGTGCCACTTTAAGCATGATACATCCCTTGGAATAGGGATGTAGCTGTTTAGAGGTGTTTTTTCACAAGTCTTAGACAATATATTCTACATGAATGCATTGCAAAATATCGTACTCTTCCAAGCTTTCTTCTTTATACGATGTTTTAAAACTTTTAGGATGGCTCTACTACGAGATTAAAATTCTATTGAGATGGTTCAAACAATTTCTTTTGTACAATATTAACTAAAAAGACTTAAAATTCGCTAATGAATTTTTGATTGTTATTTGtacaattattttattgatttgtatataaaattgtattaAGTTGAAtattaagaagaaaaaaattattgatcctGTTATATTTGTATATACTTTGATTTATTATAGAAAGAATGCCAATTCTGAGATTCTCAGGTTTAAAAAAGCTTTATTGTGAGACGATTTTAAACATCAGCAATTTTGTAACCTCAAAATCTTTAGTCATTTCGGTATCCTCTATGAAGAAGGTAGAGAGGTAGATATCAATGATTGATCTGTTTTCAATGCAACATAATTTTGAGAGTATTTATACAAATTGTTatgaaaataaagattattattttagatTATATGTTATTTCCCATAAAGaagtataaattaattttagagCCTCACTGCTTTCAGAGGCGTCATGCGGTCATCATTGGCACTAATGAAATaagcgcgaaaatttgaaatatttcgttatattttaatttgtttcagatttttgaagtgaaatcaaactatattattatatggcgcaatttttttctgaaatttatattcTGCTTACCTGGCTTTACTAATTTGAGCCAAATATTTTGTTGGGGGTTTAAAGGTTTTTGAAGTCTCTGCTGATTACTCTCAACATCATCAGTTGAAATATGTAATCCTTGAATTTCGTTCCCATCTTCTCTGTCTTCACTTGGATCTGAAGATCAAGtgaaacataaataaaaaacttaataAAATTCCACAAATAAAAAGTGAGTGAGCAGTCCTCAAAAATGATATCTATCCTACATTCCTATACTTGATCAATTGCCGTTTTATTATTACACTGATGAAAATTTAACTCGCCAGGAAGAAATAAAACAGGGATAGCAGTTGAGCAAAAGTTGTAGGATGCTTTCTCTGCAATTGGAAACAATAATGTTTATTATACATAGCTAGTTTCTCATTTAGGAACACACTATTTGTTTAATTTTAAATTAGGTTCccacatattgaaaaaaattaaagcgcGCATCTGACGAAAAActgctttcatatttcaagaagaagaaatat
It contains:
- the LOC123681342 gene encoding negative elongation factor A, which produces MANVRDSDTSLWLHNKLGISNDSWTGGSICSQLNVEVLRNIKDCFPDLQTQVKLKLLLSFFHIPRRNLEEWKSELESILDVAVQDSELWVAMLAEALKTYPSTGSLNTEISDLEEVKPIVTDLVNDLRKLIRKQLETVMLPMECHYLNKSALVSVVGNRPEPLKHFTLRKKQKSAVLRTELLQKSMDAASNLKKSSAPVVPVRSRGMPRKMTDTTPLKGIPSRVPTSGFRPISSSLNNRLPTIRPPAGRKEGGVKMLDIADQPVGFATAKKRKRLQEMESAKKAATEANTVQSPPATTGSTPDHASNLSTAPTYAPAPQPTVQPTATPATPQVTAQPTVVVPVSQVQSAITVQTATALPTATQFSTTTSLRPVPPLLATTPLGQRTIVADQQTFTVVGQIPTPNIVTQRPMQNQSTVTHIRIHTPQQPASALQKRGLALTREQMLEAQDMFRTANKVTRPEKALILGFMAGSRDNPCPHLGNIVTIKLSEDQENVQQSDETYLTMMVETHFQMNYNNGEWKRIKKYRHIENMVEPVSQNNQATAYV